GCCGGGCTCCCTTTTCCCAACACGAAACTGCCTAATTAATTCCCACTAACACACTGAAAATCACTGAACGATATACATCTTCATTAACATTGGAAACTTTTCACTCTTctcttcctttttttttgcaggTAATTATCCTGACGTTTTGCACAAAAGGCGATTCCATCTGCAGATGGAAATGTGTATAAAATGTAGGGGGAAAAGGCGCAAAACACGACGTACAAAGGCCGGCTTTTGCCCCAGGAAATTATTTAATCTAATTAGTTTATTAAGCCATGGTAAAGGGGCAAAAGCCCATTGAGGTAATACGTATAAAAACGAAGGAACGGAACTCATTAAACGGAAAGCCCCTTAAGTATACGAAAGACAGACCCTCAAGGATTCGTTCCACGACTTAAAAATATCGGAATCAGTAGACGTCTTTAATTCGATTTTTATTATAATATTTTTACTTTTAAGAAGTTTATTTACTTAATATTCGTTTTATTTCTGTTTAAAATCAGTTTTATTCGATTGCTTATTATTTCTGATATATTTAAactttatttcaatttatttccTTTTAATTTGTAAAGTTTTACTCTTTATTTTCTTGTATTTTGATTATTTTTAGTAGCCTTCCCAAATCCACATCCCTGGTTGATTCGTTTGTGACCGAAGCCACGTAAGTTTGTTGTTTGGTTTTCATTGTCACAGCTAAGAGTATAAGTATATTTCTAATTAAACCTAATTAGAAGTCATTATATGGGGACCCTATGCTATCAAACTATTAACCTTTTTGCAACTCACACAAAGAGTGGAAAAACTTTCTATGGCAGTCGTAAAATCATTAACACACAGAACAGCACAACTTTTGTGTGCAACACCCACTCGGGCTAACTAAGAGGCAAAACAagaggggtggggggggggggggcttgGTGAGACCGCCAAAGGTTGCAAAAAGTTGGGGGCTAGAGACTAGCGTTCATAATCGCTAAAAGGAGGAAAGAAGTCAAATAAAAATTGCAATTTGGCGGCTGCTCTGGAACTTTAATTGCAGCAAAGTGGccctaacacacacacacactcgtaaaTGGAAATCCAGTGACACTTGAGGAGGACCCACCTCCGCAATGACTCCTTTTTTGTGGCATAATTACATGCGTGGGCGAAAATCGCCGTGGGAAATCCGGCTCTCAAGTTTAATGGCGCGCCCACGTGTTGAGTGGAGCAGAGCCCTTTCCCCTCCTTTGATATTCATTTCAAGTTAATTCATCTCAATCAGCTTAAATATCAGACTAAATAATTCATTTGCATTTTCTGGGGCGTGTTCTCCTGCTTTTTGCGTATAATTAATGCGCATAAAATTCCTTTGCCTGGCATTTGGCACCTTTTTCGGCTCGCTCCTGTTTTATTTGAGCGCTCCAGAGAGCCCTTTGGCCAGTACGGCGTACGGCCTTCAGGGCCTACTGTATACTCGTTCCATTCAGCGCTTGATTGAGTGCGAACGAGCCCTGAGACCGAAACCCCATGGCAACAATTGTCCCAAAAACTCAAAGCCCTGGGACGTTTATCATTTCAGGGATTGTCATTCCGACTGTCAGGAGAGTCCTGTTGGGGAAGTAGGGTCATCGCTGgctataaataaatattgtgCGTATATAACCCATGAGTTGGTCGCATGAAATGGTTGATCATTGGCAGGGCTCCCTTCTATTAATAGGATTTTCCAATCAGAACTCGCACACAATCATTGGTTCGTGCGTTTGATTGGTCCCATATCCCATATCCCATATCCCATATCCATGCCCCATTGTGTTTTTCCCTGGTTGAAAACCGCAAATCAAAGAAAAAAAGTGTTGGGTTTGTTTAACATGAAAGAGCCTTGGCATGTCCTTGAAAAAACTGTTAGTGGTAGAGAGAGAAGGAATGTAAAATGGGATCTTTGCTTGGGCTGAAATGTGGGAAAGCGAAATgtatttttaattgaattattGCTATGGAAGCTCCTGGGAAATATCAATTTGCTCTTCAATTAGTCCTGGAATAATACTCCATCAATCACAGGGAAACTGAAGGCTGGACTTTAAACTGTTCCATTTGCTAGCCTTAGGAACTGTCCGACTCTTACAAGAACCACATGTGCCACAGAAGCTGTGTCTTCTATGGCCATTCGAAATGACAATACTCTTTGTTTTCCTTGGGAGGACACAGCCCGTGACGAGGCCACCGCAGGTGTGGGAAACGAAAGCGAAATGGCCTTTAAACGGAAACAGAAGCAGAGTCTACCTGTCGGTTTCACCTGTCATTCGCAGGCAGGGGCtctttcactgtcctttctgTTGATTTTATTTTCGGACTGCAAAGCAAAGTTTCAGCTCAATTAACCTTGTACATCTTCATTATACTTTTTGCAGGAGTTCTAGCATAGAGTGGAGACAGAGATTGATTTTGCTTAAATTATGCCAGAATTATCCCACAAGTAGACTAGAGATTTGGAGGCAAAGCCCCCGCAGACTATATCCTTTGGTATTCTTAATTTCTATATAGAAATTCCTACCCTCAAGTATTGCGCACAATTTTCTTTGATGATTATGTTTTTCTTTGGGTATAATTTTTGCCGCTTATCGTTGTCGTTCCTTCGAATGGGCATGGGGCTTAGATGATCGTTTCCTTTAATGTCGGTGGGTACACAGCCAGCCATTAGGCGGCAATCATATTAAGTGTTCTAAGAGGAGAGTTGGGTGGGTGGCTCTTAATTATCCCAGCAGGATTATGTCCAAAAAGGTGCCAGCTACTGTAAAGGGTCCACAAATGGAGTTGTTTAGCCAACTCTAGGGCTCTGCTCTGTAATTATCCCCCCTAAACAAGCTCAGTCTTAAGGTCAGATTTTATAATCAGCTTAAAGTTGGGCGTAAGCGGCTGTGCCACTGAATTATCAATCGGGTAAGCCGTGACCCTTGAACTGATTGGGCTTTATGCCAATCCCTCAATCTCAGCTTTCGGCCAGTGCGGTTCATCAATTCACGCTTTGAATAATTAATACCCGACATTTTggctttgtttttgctgccacTTGGGCGCCGTTTGTCATGAATATTTGATACCCTGAGTACCCACATATATCCTCGCTTtaattgaaacaacaaaagccaaataaacaacacacaaaaCAAATAACGAATCGAGGGGGTGTAATGTGTTGCAAAAATAGAAATCTGCTGCACAGAAAAAGTCGAATGGCATTTCATATCCTTTTTCTGTATGCGTGCCCAACCAACACACAGGGAAAGGTGGTGGCAGCATCTCCTTTCTTTTTCTGCTTTTTTCTGGGTGTCTCTAGAGGCATTGAATATTGCACTAGGTGCATGTAATATCCGTCCTTCCTAGAAAACACAGTCCTTCCCCTTCATCGATTAGGCTGTGTGTGGGTCGTTGTTTGAGCCCCAAGACTTAGAGGGCTATATCAGCAAAGGCATCTCAATGCGAGTACTGGCTCGTACAGTAAGGCAACGGTTAAGCCGGATTTTTTCTGATTTTATTTAGTGTTAAGTGCGCTGTCGGATAATTATAAAAAAGTCTAAGTTTATTCAATCACCGCCATTCTTTAGGCAGGGGTGTTCAAGTGCTGCTTTCAATCTATaggatatatgtatacatgtATTTAAGGATTCCCCCTTTCAAAGGTATGTTTCCTTCCATCCTCCAAGTCACAGAAACTTTTTTTCAGACCTGTTTCCTTACAATTTTAATCAGTTACCTTAATCTATAAAGGCTTGAGTTCCTTGTCAAAGTACATACCTGAATGGTCTCTTGTTTATACATTATTTACCTGATTTACTTAGCTGTCGAATCAGTGTGGCACAGAATTATCTCTCCATTATATATCTCCAAAAGTTTTGGGTCTTCGCAGTCCCAATATTTTGCTCATATCGGCAGATGAACGAATCGAGTGTTCAGCGGTCTTTTCCCCTAGTATTCTGTAAATATTCTAAAGAACCCACCAAAAAATCACAACATTCCATGGCcttaaaaaacaaaagaattTGAACATTTAAgccataaaaaaaaactaactGTTAAACAGAAACAATCTGATTTTAACGAATTTAACGAGACCATGTGTATGGGAGAGACGGGCCACCATTTTCCTACTGCATTTTGTCCGTTTTTAGTTGAGAAAGACAACTTTGATGTTTCTGCGGTTCTTGCGCTGGGGATGCGGTGGAAGATGAGCGTTAAAGGACCTGTAGTACTtccatatatacatatgtgcagATCTGTGCACTGACCAAATAATAATCGAAGGGAGCCCGGCACAGGGGGCAGTTTCTGTTGGCGCACTCGTAGTAGCAGCGGTGCAGGCAGCGCCGGCAGAAGGAATGCTTACATGGCGTCTGCACCCGGCAGCGCATCCTGCACAGGCAGACGGTACATCGATCCCTTTCTGCTGGCATCTTTCTTTTTAATTTTGAACGAAACTATTTTTTAACAGAAAATTACGATTATACAAAATTTTGTTTGCTTTATTTTGCGTTCGTATCCCAACGATCCTAGACTCTAGACTGAATGACAAGTGTTCGATGTGAGCACACTCTGAAGTATATTCAAAAGGCATCTCTGGCAGGATTTGGAGCAGAGACTCGAGCACAGTCGAGTGTGTCTCGTGGCCTATGGGCCTTCTGCTGTTTACCTGCTTGCCGGTAATTTGTCAAATGTGGATTTTTCTTGGCGCCTTGGCTGTTGcgccactctctctctctctctctccctctggcAGGGAGTGGGTTGTTTGAAGAGTTTTTGGCGAAAGTATCACTTTCAGAAGGTTCTAGCTTCCTTTGTACTCATGTATCTGCCCTCGTTGAGGGCCTGCCATTagggctctgctctgctgatGAAAATGATGATGGTGGAAATTCTCTGTTACCGAAAACGGAAGCTCAGCAGGTGTtccttctctctttctctctggcCATCGCCAGGGTATCATTTATTTTGCGCCTTATACACGCATTTAGctttatttcattttattttccCCGCCTCGTCGCACGTCGCAAAAGCAAATGTAATAAATTTCCTATAAGCATTATCTTTAAACACAGGGCCATTGTGTAGGTCTTACGCAGGCGGGGATCAACCTGACAACGGAACGCACTGCTAACGCTGTTGCCATGCGGCTTAGTTATTGGCCCTTCAACATGAGGCAAGGGCATGGGCAGGAGTATGGCGTGTCACATTTCGATTGAGCCCCTTTGAAATGGGAGAAATCACAGCAGGGCTTCTCGGGGGCTCCCGAGGGGCACGGGAGTACCTTCCAATTAAATTCTTTCACTATTCAAATGTGCAAAAACTCACACTCCACTGAagcccaacaaaaacaaagagaTAAAGAGAGGAAAAGGAGTAACAGCAACCAGCAACAGTTGACGCCATTCTCTAAGCTGACAATGCAATTTTCGCATCAGAGCAtcccctcctcctcccccaAAAAAACAGAGGCGGAATGGGGGTGTCAAGCTTTGTCACTTGCAACCGAAACCAAACCCATTCCCTGTCTGTAGTGCTACTTTTACTGCCAGCCTTGCAACATTTTGCCATTCTCCATTCCCCATtggcagttgcagttgcaattTCAGTTGTCGTCGTGCCGCCCCCTGCCACAAAACTCTAGACCTCCGAAGCATTTGCTTCCTGCACAGGCTGCAATTTACATAAGTgctatgtgtgtgtggcatgttGTTTTGTCATTCACTTTTCGTCCCTTTTTATGTGAAGGGTGTCATACCACGTTTCCCTCCCCCCCCACTACAATGTTTTGCCTTACAAAAGAATAGCGACAAAATATGTAAAGTCCCAGTAAATAGATTCAATAAAGGTAGAAATTTCACTGCGAAAAAGAAAGCAATTCTAAGAAAATGCAGctggaaataaaaaaaagaaattctAAGAAAAAGCCACGAAATGGGAAAAGCGAAATGGTAGTACAAGCAGCTTCTTTCGTCGGCTGGAAAGCGGATCAGAAAGTTTTATTTACTCAAATGTCTGTCAGAAGTTAACCAGCAGTTAAAAGAGCATGTCCTGGCACTGAGGCTTATCTGCCAGTTAAATTTAACAGGCTCAAATATAACTAGCAGTTAAAATTTAGAGTAAATTTCAACATTCACGGCATGTATGCGGCAGTTAAGGCTTTCTTCGCGTCATCCAATGGGGAAAACTCTCTGCCGGAACACTTTTAAAGCTGTCTTTAATCCTGGCAGCTATTAAACTCCACAAGCTCCCTCCCACTATAAAAGCTGGCTTGTGTCTATTAAATGGCAAAGTCCTGAGTCTCTGTTTACACCACAGCTAGCTGACAGACAGCTGCTAGCCTTGGATATCGATCTTATAAAACTGCATATATACATAGTTTCCATAATACATAAAGACCTTAAAGCTATTCCCCCAAAACGCCTGCCCTTTTTACAGGGGAAGCCCCTGCATCACATGGCAATtatcatttgcatttgcattcaTTATTTGGGTTTTTCAATGGATGGAAAAAAACCAATCTGAATAAAGAAATGTAGCAataattaatatttttgttgtttttgctggtgTAAACGAAACCCTTTGGATTTATGATGGAGATGTCTGGAGGATTGAGGCCACTCTCTGCAGGGGAAAAACTCAATTTGTTTTTACACATTTTCTTGGTCTCGACCTCCGACCTCCGGGTATTGGTCTGGCATTGCGGGCTGTCGTATTTCTTGTTCTCTACGAGTTGCGTTTGCCGCAGCATTTGCCCCCaaacttttataattaaaactTTTCACTCTCTGgcacaaacaaaaaatcacaagagagaaagaaaaaacccGAACATGAAAGCAGAAAAGTCAATTTTTTTTTAGAGAAAACATGCGTGGAAAATTATGAACTTGGATGGAAATTTATGATTTTTATTGGGAAAGTTATAGACATACGAAAGAAGGAAAAGTAATTCGTATAATTCCAGAGAGCTCGGTCTTTAAGAAGCAGACTACCAGCCCCCCATCCCATCAATGGAACCACTTATCGGGCTGCTCTGCCACTAAGTTATGCACGGCCCCAAATGGGTATCCATGGACCCATAAATAAAACCGGAAAAACCGGGAAAACTGTTGCCGCCTGACAGGCCAAACAAAATTGCGTAAAAGCCTGCGCTCCTTGGCTCCCCAACAGTCCGAGACGAAGGCATAAATCACTAAAAGAGCAGGAAGGGGAAGCGACTAGCTTGGAGCTTGGAGGCTGGCCAATTGGCGACTAGCTAATGCTAATGATAAGCTCCATGTATAGCGATAGTCAATTGACAAACGATATGCACTGAGAAAAACTCTTAAATATTGCAACAATATTTGATTCTCTCTCCTTGGGGCATGGACTTCAGGCTTAAGACTTTAAAAATGCAGAAACTCCATTCTGCTTGTCCATTTTCCATGCAGTGTATATACATGGCAACGTCCTCCTCTCATTGCGCATCGCGTTGGCTTCCTAATTGGAGCGTGTGCCCACATGGCGTATGCTTGATATGGCCAGACATACTGTTTGCTGCTTTAATCTCTTGACCCCAATTCGCTTCAATTTGATTTTCCACCACAATTAAGTGCAGTCCTCTGAAAtttaatggtttttttttttttttttgctagaATTTAATTCGATTTGCGCAGCCATTTTTTCGTTCCGCTCCTTGACGCATGAGTGAGCACTTGTCACGCGGCATGTGCCCCGCACGGAGAGTGCCTGGACTCCTGTGGCCTTGCCTTGTCATATAATGAAGCATAATGCATATACTATAGATACACACAGATATTCGTATCGATGAAGCGGCATTACGGCCGGAGTGCCATCACAAAGAGCCATAAGAGGACGAAGTCCTTTGCTTGTCATTGTGTgaattttatttcatttccttTTTTCTGTATGCGTGTTgtgcatcatcatcatctccTGCCCCATGCCCAACCAGTACATGGAGAGCGATGGTGGCGGCATGTCCTTTCTTTTCCTCCTTTTCTGCTAGATGCCACCACAGGGACCACAGAGCATTCAGTATTGCACTATGTGCATGGAATAACCGAGCACATGACCaaagagaaaaaataaatagaatCCCCCTCATCGATtggcttgtatgtgtgtgcccCACGACTTAAGGGGCTTTATCAGCAAATGCGTCTCAATGCGAGTACTGGCTCGTACAGTAAGGCAAAAGTTAAGCCGCCTTTTGCTGATTCTATGCAGTGTTATTTAAACTACCATATGCATAATGAATTTCGGAACATTTCACACCTCATTTTTGAAGTAGATTAATAAAGCCCGAGTCTTCTATTGGGTCTATTGTACGGCATAAATAGACCAGCTGGATTTCGAGAATTTTCGATAAGAAAGGCTCCTCCAACCGCCTACAGACTTTCCAAGACTCCGGACCCGTCTCATTCAAATTTTAATCATTTACTTTAATCTATAAAGGCCGTAGTTTCTTGTCCAagtacatatttatttatccTATTTATCCTTTATTCTGCTAACTGCTAACTTTAAAATCAAAGAATTTTCAACTACATTAAACCAtaaaaaaaccaaacacatAAACAAAAGTAACTGATTTTGACGAGACATCAAAATTGTATATGGGAGAGAGGGCCACCTTTGGCAAGCTgcttgttttttattttttcctcTAGGAAGACAACTTTTATGCATTTGCGGTGCTTGCGCTGGGGATTAGATGAGAGATGAGCGTTGGAGGATCTGACGTTGTATTTTAAATAGATCTGTGTACTCACAAAACAGTATTCAAAGGGAGCACGGCACAGGGGGCAATGTTTACAAGGTATCTGCACCTGGTAGCGCATCCTGCACAGGTCCTCCTTTTCTGCTGGCATCGTTTCGCTTAAGTTTGGAATTGAAATATTTCTAATAATTACGAACGTTTCCCAACGATTCAAGACTTGTGAATGAAGACTTCGACGCAAGTATACTTtgaagtatatatgtatgctcGTAATATATTCGAAAGATCTcaagcaggaattggagcagaaACTCGAGCATAGGCGAGTGTGTCACGTATCCTATGTGCCTGTCAGTGGGATTTATATTTATGACAGTGTGAAAAAAATTACTCAATAAATCGGGCTTGAGCACTGACGGGGGGACTCTCATGTACAGTACAGGGTGTCTTCTGCGAAAACGGGTTCGAAATGGAACGAGAATCACTCGTTGCCTATTTATGGAATACAGGGTAGCCTGTAATACAGGGTGTTTCCAGTTGAGGAGAAAACATAGAAGCTTTTAGAGAGTTCATAAGCAAATATACCCATAGATGATGCCATTCCTCAGGAGAGAAAAGAATAAAATCCCTTCCGATGTTACCCTGTACATATTTTATTATCTTCTTATATATGTAAGTTCGAGTATATTTTTAACGTGtgagtgtgtgggtgtgggtgtgtggttGTGGCTGACATGTTGAGGCGTCTGCTTATTGTTTGACATAATACATTATAGATTTTTATCAGGCCCTCAGCAACAGCCACCCACAGCCACATGCACACACTCATGCATTGAATATTGTCAAATTAGGGCAAAGATTGATTGTCATTTTGTCAGTCAGTCACTCAATCAAGGACCTCCCACTAATGCTCTCTTCtcttttgtctctctctctctctctatccctctctctaTAGCGGATGGCTGGGAAGCGCCAAGGGTTGGCTGGGCAACGCCTCGATACCATCGATGCCAGCCATGCCGGCGATGCCATCGATGCCGTCGATGCCAGCCATGCCAGCGATGCCGTCGATACCATCGATCCCGGGACTACGAAAGACCGGCGGTGCCGACGGGGCCGAGGGCGCTGAGGGTGCCGTGGAGGGTGGTGGCGGCGCCGCAGCCGGATCCGGAGCCGTGAGTGGTGCCGAGGATGACGACAAGTCGAGGTATATTAGGTATGGGTGCCAGCTTAACAATGACGGAATTATATACTCAGCAGAGCCGCAGAAACCAAactaagaaaaaaaaaataataatacaaaataccaaaaatataaTGAAAATGAGAGTCGCGTTTGTATTTTAGTTCCTTGGTCCGTACCTTGGTTAACCTCCGGTTAAGCCTTCCCCCAGCCACCACAAGTTTTTTAGCCTTTTGTTAAAGTTTTTCCCTTTTGCCTTTTGTTTGAAGTCTTTGACTGAAAGTTTTTccccctcctcctcttcctcctccttcCCCCTACCCCAAAAAAGAATATGAGAAGACCCACAGCAGAAGCTGGAAGTTTTCTTTGGTTTTGCCTCAACCATTACAATAGTTTGCCTCTAACCAACCGTTGAGATGCCATGCCTCCTGCCACACAGTTTACTTGAATACTAAC
This region of Drosophila miranda strain MSH22 chromosome 2, D.miranda_PacBio2.1, whole genome shotgun sequence genomic DNA includes:
- the LOC117187099 gene encoding tripartite motif-containing protein 65 encodes the protein MPAERDRCTVCLCRMRCRVQTPCKHSFCRRCLHRCYYECANRNCPLCRAPFDYYLRKNRRNIKVVFLN